A single Pseudoalteromonas phenolica DNA region contains:
- a CDS encoding aldehyde dehydrogenase (NADP(+)) — MEISGASFIAGEWLKDSDASVFHAFSPKRHEPIDTQFFEASQDMLATAINEAEKAFKVYRKTSLIERATFLHAIADEIEALGDQLLEVTHEETNLPFARLQGERGRTMNQLRAFAQGLEKSQNGIVNLSLLDEADPARAPLAKPRTQLDFIPVGVVAVFGASNFPYAFSTLGGDTASALAAGCPVVMKSHTAHPATSELMTRAIEKAIEKCDMPKGVFSMIQAKKYDMAHALVEAEPVKAVGFTGSMSVASKLIETINTRKEAIPFYGELGSINPQFVLPEMAEQNGEELGADLCNSMLMGNGQFCTSPGLWLVPNGSDGLLESVKKTVAASSSDTLLSPNILNSFKQAMVDRPDIEGVELLAMAGLSEEFHANAHIFKTDIDTYLNTPALHEEVFGPAAMLVTYDSMEQLETLVDKLEGQLTASIHGTSNDLASASDLSEDLQYKVGRLIENQMPTGVEVCASMNHGGPFPSSTDVRSTSVGLNAIQRFLRPICRQSAM; from the coding sequence ATGGAAATTAGCGGTGCAAGTTTTATCGCAGGTGAATGGTTAAAGGATTCGGATGCGTCAGTATTTCATGCCTTTTCACCAAAGCGCCATGAGCCAATCGATACTCAGTTTTTTGAAGCAAGCCAAGACATGCTTGCAACAGCTATCAATGAAGCTGAAAAAGCATTTAAAGTTTATAGAAAGACTTCTCTTATTGAGCGTGCAACATTCTTACATGCTATTGCAGATGAGATAGAAGCCCTTGGTGATCAACTACTAGAGGTGACTCACGAAGAGACAAACCTGCCGTTTGCTCGTTTACAAGGCGAGCGTGGCCGTACTATGAATCAGTTACGTGCTTTTGCACAAGGTTTAGAGAAAAGCCAAAATGGCATTGTAAATCTGAGTTTATTAGATGAAGCAGATCCTGCACGTGCACCATTAGCTAAGCCGCGTACCCAACTTGATTTTATTCCTGTTGGCGTTGTTGCTGTTTTTGGTGCCTCAAATTTTCCATATGCGTTTTCAACTCTGGGTGGTGATACTGCATCGGCACTTGCTGCAGGTTGTCCTGTTGTAATGAAGAGCCATACTGCTCATCCAGCAACCAGTGAGTTAATGACTCGTGCTATTGAAAAAGCGATTGAGAAGTGTGATATGCCAAAAGGCGTATTTTCAATGATCCAAGCTAAGAAGTACGACATGGCACATGCACTTGTTGAAGCAGAGCCAGTTAAAGCTGTCGGCTTCACGGGCTCGATGTCTGTTGCGAGTAAGTTAATCGAGACTATTAATACACGCAAAGAAGCTATTCCATTCTATGGTGAATTAGGCAGTATTAACCCGCAGTTTGTGCTTCCTGAAATGGCAGAACAAAATGGCGAAGAGCTTGGCGCAGACTTATGTAATTCAATGTTGATGGGTAATGGCCAGTTTTGTACTAGCCCAGGTCTTTGGTTAGTACCAAATGGCTCTGATGGGCTACTTGAAAGTGTGAAGAAAACTGTGGCTGCAAGCAGTTCAGATACTCTATTATCTCCAAATATTCTAAATAGTTTCAAACAAGCCATGGTTGATCGCCCAGATATCGAAGGTGTAGAGCTATTGGCAATGGCAGGGTTGTCTGAGGAGTTTCATGCAAATGCCCATATCTTTAAAACGGATATCGATACCTACTTGAATACGCCAGCATTACATGAAGAAGTATTTGGTCCTGCTGCTATGTTGGTAACTTATGACTCTATGGAACAGTTAGAAACCTTGGTTGATAAGTTAGAAGGTCAGTTAACAGCATCCATTCATGGCACGAGCAATGATTTAGCATCGGCGTCTGATTTAAGTGAAGATCTACAATACAAAGTAGGGCGTTTAATCGAGAATCAAATGCCGACGGGCGTTGAAGTTTGTGCATCAATGAACCATGGTGGTCCATTCCCATCTTCAACAGACGTCCGTTCAACCTCTGTAGGTTTGAATGCAATTCAACGTTTTTTACGTCCGATCTGTCGTCAAAGTGCGATGTAA
- the rsmF gene encoding 16S rRNA (cytosine(1407)-C(5))-methyltransferase RsmF, translated as MNTTTFIPKNFIDDVKTYLPNNLSIESFIEYCQKPLRRSVRVNTLKMTVTEFKQYCSENNWKIEAVPWCNTGFWLERSTEEEDSLPLGSTDIHLSGGIYVQEASSMLPPMALESSLKEDDIVLDMAAAPGSKTSQIAAMMNNRGVLVANELSSSRLKVLAANMKRMGVHNCALSHFDGAVFGDYMFECFDNIQLDAPCSGEGTVRKDADALKNWSVESNIDIANVQKQLIKSAFFALKPGGSLIYSTCTLTPIENQAVCQYLLDQFGDCVEIEPLDALFENADKACTSEGYLHVWPQIFDSEGFFIAKFKKLYSIDNPNLKTKKGAFPFSSADTKLTKTFMSAIKKQFGIKSLPGELKVRDKELWLFPERFSEIENKIKYSRIGIKLGTTHKNGVRLEHEFATALGKLAENNTYALTQSQAADYYQGKDIRLETVTSLCGEVILTLCGAPIGLGKWQKSKIKNSLPRDLVMNNRVIEWSR; from the coding sequence TTGAATACAACTACCTTCATTCCAAAAAACTTCATCGACGATGTAAAAACCTATTTACCTAACAACTTAAGTATTGAGTCTTTTATTGAGTATTGCCAAAAACCGCTTAGGCGTTCAGTCAGAGTGAACACATTGAAGATGACAGTCACTGAATTTAAACAGTACTGCTCAGAGAATAATTGGAAAATTGAAGCTGTTCCTTGGTGCAACACAGGTTTTTGGCTAGAACGAAGCACTGAAGAGGAAGATTCCCTTCCTCTGGGCAGCACTGATATTCATTTGAGTGGTGGTATTTATGTTCAAGAAGCCAGCTCAATGTTGCCACCTATGGCACTTGAATCAAGTTTAAAAGAAGACGACATAGTATTAGATATGGCTGCAGCCCCAGGGTCGAAGACATCTCAAATAGCTGCAATGATGAATAATCGAGGCGTTCTTGTTGCAAATGAGCTCTCTTCTTCACGCTTAAAGGTCCTTGCTGCCAATATGAAGCGTATGGGCGTTCATAACTGCGCACTGTCTCATTTCGATGGTGCTGTTTTTGGTGACTATATGTTTGAATGCTTTGATAACATTCAACTAGATGCTCCATGCTCTGGTGAGGGTACCGTCAGAAAAGACGCTGACGCTTTAAAGAATTGGTCTGTTGAATCAAACATTGATATTGCCAATGTACAGAAACAGCTCATTAAGAGCGCATTCTTTGCTCTGAAACCCGGTGGCTCTTTGATTTACTCTACCTGTACACTCACGCCAATTGAAAACCAAGCGGTTTGCCAGTATCTACTTGACCAATTTGGTGACTGTGTTGAAATCGAGCCATTAGATGCGCTTTTTGAAAACGCAGACAAAGCCTGTACTTCAGAGGGCTATTTGCATGTATGGCCGCAGATTTTTGACAGCGAAGGCTTTTTCATCGCGAAATTTAAAAAATTATACTCTATAGATAACCCAAATTTAAAAACCAAAAAAGGCGCTTTCCCGTTTTCATCGGCTGATACAAAGTTAACAAAAACCTTCATGTCAGCAATCAAAAAACAATTTGGTATTAAATCATTACCTGGTGAGTTGAAAGTTCGAGATAAAGAGCTTTGGCTTTTCCCAGAGCGATTTTCTGAAATTGAAAACAAGATCAAATATTCTCGTATCGGGATCAAGTTAGGCACAACCCATAAGAATGGCGTTAGACTTGAACATGAATTTGCAACAGCACTTGGGAAACTTGCAGAGAATAACACGTACGCTCTCACACAATCACAAGCTGCAGATTATTATCAAGGTAAAGATATTCGACTTGAAACAGTTACTAGTCTCTGTGGTGAGGTTATTTTAACCCTTTGTGGCGCACCAATAGGTTTAGGAAAATGGCAAAAAAGTAAAATAAAAAACTCATTACCTAGAGATTTAGTTATGAACAATCGAGTTATTGAGTGGTCACGATAG
- a CDS encoding 4-hydroxyproline epimerase — MRKGTFSCIDGHTCGNPVRLITSGHPYLKGETMSEKRQHFLTEFDWIRQSLMFEPRGHDMMSGSFIYPPTTDDGDAAILFVETSGCLPMCGHGTIGTVTFALENAQMHPKVPGKLKLDTPAGRVNAEYSMVEGKVEWVKIFNVPAFLAYENIEVEVPELGKLTVDISYGGNYYIIVEPQENFPGIENWSASEILKYSPLVRTAINELLECVHPEDPTVKGASHLLWTGKPKHAESSAANAVFYGDKAIDRSPCGTGTSARMAQLFAKGKLQPGEDFVHESYIGSQFVGCIEGVTEVAGKTAILPSIKGWSKVTGTSNISVDDSDPYAFGFQVV, encoded by the coding sequence GTGGTCACCCATATCTTAAGGGTGAAACGATGAGCGAAAAACGTCAGCACTTTCTTACCGAATTTGATTGGATCCGCCAATCATTAATGTTTGAACCGCGCGGGCACGATATGATGTCAGGTTCTTTTATATATCCCCCGACAACCGATGATGGCGATGCGGCTATTTTATTTGTCGAAACCTCAGGCTGTTTACCTATGTGTGGTCACGGCACCATTGGCACAGTGACGTTTGCGCTTGAAAACGCACAAATGCATCCAAAAGTACCCGGAAAATTAAAGCTAGATACACCCGCAGGGCGTGTAAATGCCGAATACTCTATGGTTGAAGGTAAAGTTGAGTGGGTAAAAATATTCAATGTGCCAGCTTTTTTAGCCTATGAAAATATTGAAGTTGAAGTGCCAGAACTTGGCAAGTTAACGGTTGATATCTCTTATGGTGGTAACTACTACATTATTGTTGAGCCACAGGAAAACTTCCCGGGTATTGAAAACTGGTCTGCTTCGGAAATTCTTAAATATAGTCCGCTTGTTCGCACTGCAATAAATGAGTTGCTTGAGTGTGTGCACCCTGAAGATCCAACTGTAAAAGGTGCGTCGCATCTTCTTTGGACAGGCAAGCCAAAACACGCAGAATCAAGCGCAGCGAATGCCGTTTTCTATGGTGATAAAGCCATAGACAGATCGCCATGTGGCACGGGCACAAGTGCAAGAATGGCGCAGTTATTTGCAAAAGGTAAATTACAGCCTGGTGAAGATTTTGTTCACGAAAGTTACATTGGCAGTCAGTTTGTTGGCTGCATCGAAGGTGTTACAGAAGTAGCGGGTAAAACAGCAATTCTACCAAGTATCAAAGGATGGTCGAAAGTTACGGGTACTAGCAACATTAGCGTGGATGATAGTGACCCGTATGCTTTTGGCTTTCAAGTTGTATAA